A region of the Roseiflexus sp. RS-1 genome:
GAATGCCATAGTCCTGCGCGATAATCCGCGCCGTCATCTTCGCCGACATCATTACCGATGGCGTGCCGCCGCCTGGTTGGACGCTTGCACCGACCAGGTAGAGGCGTTCGATATCTTCGCTCCGATTGTGTGGGCGGAAGTACGCTGACTGGATCAGCAGCGGTTCGACGCCAAATCCGTTCCCCAGCCAGCTGTTGAGCGTGCGCTCGAAATAGTCAGGCGTGATGTAACTCTTATGCACCAGACGATACATCAGACCCGGCAGATAGCCGCGCTCATCGAGAAACCGCAGCACCCGATCCACGAATGGTTCTGCGATCTGCGACCAGTTCAAGCCAGAACCATTGTGGGGAACCGGCACAAGGGTGTATGCCGCATGGTGACCGGGAGGCGCCAGACCTGGATCGGTGAGCGTCGGGATGTGCAGATACTGCGAGAAATCGTCCGCCAGCGTCTTACGATTGAAAATATCCTCCAGCAACCCCTCGTAGCGCGGACCGAGGATGATATTGTGATGCCGCAACTGCGCATCACGCGGATCGGCGCGGAAACCGAAGTAGATGACGATCAGCGACATCGACTGACGCGCCAGGCGCACCCGCAGGTCGTTATTGATCCGCCGGTGCGGGCGATCGATCAGGCGGAGATAGGTCATCGCATAATCGCCGTTCGACACGACCACGTCCGCTTCAATGTGGGTTCCATCAGCCAGTTCGACGCCGCGGGCAATGCGCCGCGCGCGCAGACCGCGCGGTTCACGACCATGCTCATCGGTCACAAGAATGCGCCGCACCTCGCTGTTGTATCGCATGACCCCGCCCAATTCCTCGAACTTCCGCACCAGACCCTGCACCAGTGCGCCGGTGCCGCCGCGCGCGAAGTGGATGCCCCACGTCTTTTCGACAAAGTGGATCATGGCATAGATCGCCGGAACCTGCAATGGATTGCCCCCGATCAGCAGCGGCTCGAAACTGAACACCTGCTGCATCTTGGGATTACGGAAGTAGCGCTTGACGAACGAAAAGAGCGGGCGCACCGCATCGAGACGCAGCAGATCGGGCACGACCCGTAGCATCGTTCCGAGGTCGCCGAAGTAGGTGTACCCCAGTTCGAGAAAACCGCGCTTGAAGATCGCCTCAGCAGCGGCATGGAACTGTTCGTACCCCTCGAGGTCTTCTGGCGCCAGCCGACGAATCTGCTCGCGGGTGTGTTCGGGATCGCCGTCGTAATCGAAGAAGGTCCCATCATCAAAGTAGATCCGGTAGAAAGGAATGATTGGCGTGAGCGTCACATATTTCGATGTAGCGGGACCGCTGCTGACGCCGCGTGTGACGCGCGCCCCCGGCGCAAGCACGTCTGGCGGAAAATCCGGCGCGGCAAGGTTC
Encoded here:
- the crtI gene encoding phytoene desaturase family protein; its protein translation is MQRKRAVVIGAGFGGLAMGIRLQSLGFDTIIVEKLDGPGGRAYVKRVDGFTFDMGPTVITVPHFIEELFALERDAANLAAPDFPPDVLAPGARVTRGVSSGPATSKYVTLTPIIPFYRIYFDDGTFFDYDGDPEHTREQIRRLAPEDLEGYEQFHAAAEAIFKRGFLELGYTYFGDLGTMLRVVPDLLRLDAVRPLFSFVKRYFRNPKMQQVFSFEPLLIGGNPLQVPAIYAMIHFVEKTWGIHFARGGTGALVQGLVRKFEELGGVMRYNSEVRRILVTDEHGREPRGLRARRIARGVELADGTHIEADVVVSNGDYAMTYLRLIDRPHRRINNDLRVRLARQSMSLIVIYFGFRADPRDAQLRHHNIILGPRYEGLLEDIFNRKTLADDFSQYLHIPTLTDPGLAPPGHHAAYTLVPVPHNGSGLNWSQIAEPFVDRVLRFLDERGYLPGLMYRLVHKSYITPDYFERTLNSWLGNGFGVEPLLIQSAYFRPHNRSEDIERLYLVGASVQPGGGTPSVMMSAKMTARIIAQDYGIPESIMHRAPESLQAIR